A genomic segment from Chitinophaga flava encodes:
- the nuoG gene encoding NADH-quinone oxidoreductase subunit NuoG — MPIINIDNIPYEVKEGKNLLEACLSLGLNLPYFCWHPALGSVGACRQCAVKIFKDAEDTRGKLMMACMEPVKDGMRISINDSAAVAFRSNIIGLLMTNHPHDCAVCDEGGSCHLQDMTVMTGHAYRDYHFSKRTYRNQYLGPFINHEMNRCIQCYRCVRFYKDFAGGKDLDVFAAHNHVYFGRQKDGILENEFSGNLVEVCPTGVFTDKTLKQHYTRKWDLTTAPSVCQGCGLGCNIIAGERYGSLRQITNRFNGAVNGYFLCDRGRYGYEFVNSKDRIREPQVRHAPGDNANGLPVLQHVRNRMKPGKVIGIGSPRASIESNYVLKELVGPDNFYLGIGQTEHELIHLMLKLLQQGPVRAASMQEAATADAVIILGEDLTNTAPMLALSVRQAVRRMPVENVINTIHMPAWQDAAVREAVQESKGPLFILNVLETKLDELATGAYHTAPDNIARIAFAVSHLLDGTLPEVTGMSEEGKQAAATIAAALKSAKKPLIIAGYGGGSEQVIRAAANLAWALKQQGADAMLSFTVPECNSMGLEMLGGCRLESAVDVVLNGSADTVLILENDLYRRLDHHTAHQFFEHCKDVILIDHLYNATAEKASILLPAGTFAEADGTLVNNEGRAQRFLQVFNPGGSIQESWRWLLQLADIMGHELRSLLHFDDLLKTIVAKYPVFAGIETLTPPADFRIAGQKIPRESHRYSGRTAMLANLNVSEPKPAEDPDTPLSFTMEGYRGEPPSSVIPFFWAPGWNSVQSVNKYQVETGGPLHDGNPGKRLLEPNVNGQTKFYTNIPDPFIPVGGHLLLVPVYHIFGSEELSVYTPGIAERMPAPYIMLHSEDARRFQVTAGSLLYFMNKGHQYALPVVINDTLQKGAAGIPVGLPSMQVSEAPQLVKI, encoded by the coding sequence ATGCCCATCATCAACATTGATAATATTCCATATGAGGTAAAGGAAGGTAAAAACCTGCTGGAGGCTTGTTTGTCGCTGGGCCTCAACCTGCCTTATTTCTGCTGGCATCCAGCCCTCGGGTCTGTTGGCGCCTGTCGCCAGTGTGCGGTGAAGATCTTTAAAGATGCAGAAGATACCCGCGGAAAACTGATGATGGCCTGTATGGAGCCTGTAAAGGATGGAATGCGTATATCCATTAACGATAGTGCAGCTGTCGCTTTCCGGAGTAACATCATTGGATTGCTGATGACCAACCATCCGCATGACTGCGCGGTATGTGATGAGGGCGGGTCCTGCCATCTGCAGGATATGACCGTCATGACAGGCCATGCGTACCGCGACTACCACTTCAGTAAAAGGACCTACCGGAATCAATACCTGGGACCTTTTATCAACCATGAAATGAACCGCTGCATTCAGTGTTACCGCTGCGTGCGTTTTTATAAAGACTTTGCCGGCGGAAAAGACCTGGATGTATTTGCCGCCCACAACCATGTGTACTTCGGCCGCCAGAAAGACGGCATCCTGGAAAATGAATTCAGTGGTAATCTGGTAGAAGTATGTCCTACCGGCGTGTTTACAGATAAAACACTCAAACAACATTATACCCGCAAATGGGACCTGACGACCGCGCCTTCTGTCTGTCAGGGCTGTGGCCTGGGTTGCAATATTATCGCCGGCGAACGTTATGGTTCCCTGCGCCAGATCACCAACCGCTTCAACGGTGCTGTCAACGGCTACTTCCTCTGCGACCGCGGTCGTTACGGATATGAGTTTGTTAACAGCAAAGACCGTATCCGCGAGCCACAGGTAAGGCATGCCCCCGGCGATAATGCTAATGGCCTTCCGGTATTGCAGCATGTACGTAACCGTATGAAGCCGGGAAAAGTAATCGGCATCGGCTCTCCCAGAGCTTCCATAGAATCCAACTATGTACTGAAAGAATTGGTGGGGCCTGATAATTTTTATTTAGGCATCGGGCAAACGGAACATGAACTGATCCACTTAATGTTGAAACTCCTGCAACAGGGGCCGGTTAGGGCTGCCTCTATGCAGGAGGCAGCTACAGCCGACGCTGTGATCATCCTCGGGGAGGATCTTACCAATACTGCACCTATGCTGGCGCTCTCTGTGAGGCAAGCAGTACGCCGCATGCCGGTGGAAAATGTTATCAATACCATCCATATGCCCGCCTGGCAGGATGCTGCCGTGCGGGAAGCTGTACAGGAATCCAAAGGTCCGCTGTTTATCCTCAATGTACTGGAAACAAAACTCGATGAACTCGCAACAGGAGCCTATCATACAGCTCCTGATAATATTGCGCGTATAGCCTTTGCTGTTAGCCACCTGTTGGATGGTACCTTACCGGAAGTGACCGGTATGTCGGAGGAAGGAAAACAGGCTGCTGCCACTATCGCCGCAGCACTGAAAAGCGCCAAAAAACCGCTGATCATAGCGGGTTACGGCGGAGGTAGCGAGCAGGTGATCAGGGCTGCGGCCAACCTGGCCTGGGCCCTGAAACAGCAAGGCGCCGATGCTATGCTGTCATTTACGGTGCCCGAATGTAATAGTATGGGGCTGGAGATGCTGGGCGGCTGTCGCCTGGAATCCGCGGTAGACGTGGTGCTCAATGGAAGTGCTGATACAGTGCTCATCCTCGAAAATGATTTGTATCGCCGCCTCGATCATCATACCGCCCACCAGTTTTTTGAGCATTGCAAAGATGTGATACTCATCGATCATCTCTACAATGCTACTGCTGAAAAAGCGAGTATCCTGTTGCCTGCAGGAACTTTCGCGGAAGCTGATGGTACCCTCGTCAACAACGAAGGACGGGCCCAGCGTTTTCTGCAGGTATTTAATCCCGGCGGCAGCATTCAGGAAAGCTGGCGCTGGCTGTTGCAGCTGGCTGATATTATGGGACATGAACTACGATCCCTGCTGCATTTTGATGATCTTCTCAAAACAATCGTTGCCAAATATCCGGTTTTTGCCGGTATCGAAACGCTGACACCGCCAGCAGATTTCAGGATTGCAGGACAGAAGATCCCACGTGAATCTCATCGCTATAGCGGCCGTACAGCCATGCTCGCCAACCTTAATGTCAGCGAGCCCAAACCCGCTGAAGACCCTGATACGCCATTGTCTTTTACCATGGAAGGATACCGGGGCGAACCACCTTCTTCTGTGATCCCTTTCTTCTGGGCGCCGGGATGGAACTCCGTACAGTCGGTTAATAAATATCAGGTAGAAACAGGCGGCCCCCTGCATGATGGTAACCCCGGAAAAAGACTGCTGGAGCCTAACGTAAACGGGCAAACGAAGTTTTATACCAATATACCGGATCCGTTTATCCCGGTAGGTGGCCATCTGTTGCTGGTGCCTGTTTATCATATTTTCGGATCGGAAGAACTGAGCGTTTATACACCAGGCATTGCCGAACGCATGCCTGCACCATATATCATGCTGCACAGCGAAGATGCACGCCGTTTTCAGGTGACAGCAGGAAGTCTGCTTTATTTCATGAACAAAGGACACCAGTATGCGTTGCCGGTAGTCATCAATGATACTCTCCAGAAAGGGGCTGCAGGTATCCCTGTGGGCCTGCCGAGTATGCAGGTGTCAGAGGCGCCACAACTGGTTAAAATATAA
- the nuoF gene encoding NADH-quinone oxidoreductase subunit NuoF, protein MERPLTQHIPDSGATLHIREYEAVGGYTALKKVLREMEPAQVTTLVKDSKLKGRGGAGFDTGMKWSFVPMNMPGPKYLIANADEMEPGTFKDRWLLEGNPHQLLEGMIIAAYAIQATDAFVFLRWAYKDAAREMRRAIADAYTAGYLGKNILGSSFSLEMQLHTGVGRYMCGEETALLNSLEGKRATPRAKPPFPQVSGLFGKPTIVNNVETLSWISHIVNKGEAWFKSLSYTADGGTKIYGVSGRVNKPGAWELPMGITMRELLEEHAGGMRNGYRFRGALPGGASTDFLTEVHLDVKMDFAGVTAAGSRLGTGTMVVLDDHTCPVGFVHNLEHFFAQESCGFCTPCREGLPWAEKILWSLENGTGVPADLDLLEMHTQMLGPGNTFCALAPGAMEPLQSALKYFREDFEQHIKEKKCPYAHHQH, encoded by the coding sequence ATGGAACGACCACTCACACAACATATTCCTGACTCCGGTGCCACCCTGCATATAAGGGAGTACGAAGCCGTGGGTGGTTACACTGCCCTGAAAAAAGTTTTACGGGAGATGGAGCCTGCGCAGGTGACCACACTGGTGAAGGATAGTAAGTTGAAAGGTCGTGGGGGTGCGGGTTTTGACACAGGTATGAAGTGGAGCTTTGTACCGATGAACATGCCCGGTCCCAAATACCTGATCGCCAATGCCGACGAAATGGAGCCCGGCACTTTTAAAGACCGTTGGCTATTGGAAGGTAATCCGCATCAGCTGCTGGAAGGTATGATCATCGCTGCCTACGCTATACAGGCTACCGATGCGTTTGTATTCCTGCGCTGGGCCTATAAGGATGCGGCCCGTGAAATGCGCCGGGCTATCGCCGACGCCTATACGGCCGGCTACCTCGGGAAAAATATTCTGGGCAGCAGCTTCAGTCTGGAGATGCAGCTACATACCGGTGTAGGTCGCTATATGTGTGGTGAAGAAACGGCCCTGCTCAATTCTCTGGAAGGCAAACGCGCCACTCCACGGGCCAAACCGCCCTTCCCCCAGGTAAGCGGACTGTTTGGAAAACCCACCATTGTCAACAATGTGGAGACATTAAGCTGGATCTCTCATATTGTCAATAAAGGAGAAGCCTGGTTTAAGTCATTAAGTTATACCGCCGATGGAGGTACGAAAATATACGGCGTCAGTGGCAGGGTTAACAAACCCGGTGCGTGGGAGTTGCCGATGGGGATTACTATGCGCGAATTACTGGAAGAACATGCGGGTGGCATGCGGAACGGTTATCGTTTCCGCGGAGCCCTGCCTGGTGGCGCTTCTACCGATTTTCTCACCGAAGTCCATCTGGACGTAAAGATGGACTTCGCAGGAGTGACTGCTGCCGGCAGCAGATTAGGTACCGGCACCATGGTCGTTTTAGACGACCATACGTGTCCCGTCGGTTTCGTACACAACCTGGAACATTTTTTTGCACAGGAATCATGTGGTTTCTGCACGCCCTGCCGGGAAGGATTGCCCTGGGCGGAGAAAATATTATGGTCGCTGGAGAATGGTACCGGAGTGCCCGCAGATCTGGATTTGCTGGAGATGCATACCCAAATGCTGGGGCCAGGCAATACCTTCTGTGCCCTCGCCCCGGGAGCTATGGAACCCCTGCAGAGTGCCCTGAAATATTTCAGGGAGGATTTTGAACAACATATCAAAGAAAAAAAATGCCCTTATGCCCATCATCAACATTGA
- the nuoE gene encoding NADH-quinone oxidoreductase subunit NuoE, with translation MLTAIEIEKITHELQQVPVKKAACIEALKIVQQQRRWISDESVEDIAAMLEMSTAEVDSVATFYNLIFRQPVGRHIILLCDSISCYVMGFTALRQQLQNLLHINYGQTTTDERFTLLPNACLGTCDHAPALMIDEDLYRDVKAEDLEKILEKYS, from the coding sequence ATGCTTACAGCTATCGAAATAGAAAAAATTACCCATGAGCTGCAACAGGTGCCCGTTAAAAAGGCTGCCTGTATCGAGGCACTCAAAATTGTGCAGCAGCAGCGCCGCTGGATCTCCGATGAGAGTGTGGAAGATATTGCGGCCATGCTGGAAATGAGCACTGCAGAAGTCGATAGCGTAGCCACTTTTTACAACCTCATCTTCCGCCAGCCGGTAGGTCGGCATATCATCCTGTTATGCGACAGCATCAGCTGCTATGTGATGGGCTTCACCGCTCTCCGGCAGCAATTGCAAAATCTCTTGCATATCAACTACGGCCAGACCACTACCGACGAACGTTTTACGCTCCTGCCCAACGCCTGCCTGGGCACCTGTGATCATGCGCCCGCGCTGATGATAGATGAAGACCTGTACAGAGATGTAAAAGCGGAAGACCTGGAAAAAATACTGGAAAAATACAGCTGA